From Pan troglodytes isolate AG18354 chromosome 9, NHGRI_mPanTro3-v2.0_pri, whole genome shotgun sequence, the proteins below share one genomic window:
- the PTPN5 gene encoding tyrosine-protein phosphatase non-receptor type 5 isoform X1, with the protein MNYEGARSERENHAADDSEGGALDMCCSERLPGLPQPIVMEALDEAEGLQDSQREMPPPPPPSPPSDPAQKPPPRGAGSHSLTVRSSLCLFAASQFLLACGVLWFSGYGHIWSQNTTNLVSSLLTLLKQLEPTAWLDSGTWGVPSLLLVFLSVGLVLVTTLVWHLLRTPLEPPTPLPPEDRRQSVSRQPSFTYSEWMEEKIEDDFLDLDPVPETPVFDCVMDIKPEADPTSLTVKSMGLQERRGSNVSLTLDMCTPGCNEEGFGYLMSPREESAREYLLSASRVLQAEELHEKALDPFLLQAEFFEIPMNFVDPKEYDIPGLVRKNRYKTILPNPHSRVCLTSPDPDDPLSSYINANYIRGYGGEEKVYIATQGPIVSTVADFWRMVWQEHTPIIVMITNIEEMNEKCTEYWPEEQVAYDGVEITVQKVIHTEDYRLRLISLKSGTEERGLKHYWFTSWPDQKTPDRAPPLLHLVREVEEAAQQEGPHCAPIIVHCSAGIGRTGCFIATSICCQQLRQEGVVDILKTTCQLRQDRGGMIQTCEQYQFVHHVMSLYEKQLSHQSPE; encoded by the exons GTCTCCCCCAGCCGATAGTGATGGAGGCACTGGACGAGGCTGAAGGGCTCCAGGACTCACAGAGAGAGATGCCGCCACCCCCTCCTCCCTCGCCGCCCTCAGATCCAGCTCAGAAGCCACCACCTCGAGGCGCTGGGAGCCACTCCCTCACTGTCAGGAGCAGCCTGTGCCTGTTCGCTGCCTCACAGTTCCTG CTTGCCTGTGGGGTGCTCTGGTTCAGCGGTTATGGCCACATCTGGTCACAGAACACCACAAACCTCGTCTCCTCTTTGCTGACGCTCCTGAAACAGCTGGAACCCACG GCCTGGCTTGACTCTGGGACGTGGGGAGTCCCCAGTCTGCTGCTGGTCTTTCTGTCCGTGGGCCTGGTCCTCGTTACCACCCTG GTGTGGCACCTCCTGAGGACACCCCTAGAGCCACCCACCCCACTGCCCCCTGAGGACAGACGCCAGTCAGTGAGCCGCCAGCCCTCCTTCACCTACTCAGAGTGGATGGAGGAGAAGATCGAGGATGACTTCCTGGACCTCGACCCGGTGCCCGAGACTCCTGTGTTTGATTGTGTGATGGACATCAAGCCTGAGGCTGACCCCACCTCGCTCACCGTCAAGTCCATGGGTCTGCAGGAGAG GAGGGGTTCCAATGTCTCCCTGACCCTGGACATGTGCACTCCGGGCTGCAACGAGGAGGGCTTTGGCTATCTCATGTCCCCACGTGAGGAGTCCGCCCGCGAGTACCTGCTCAGCGCCTCCCGTGTCCTCCAAGCAGAAGAGCTTCATGAAAAGGCCCTGGACCCTTTCCTGCTGCAGGCGGAATTCTTT GAAATCCCCATGAACTTTGTGGATCCGAAAGAGTATGACATCCCTGGGCTGGTGCGGAAGAACCGGTACAAAACCATACTTCCCA ACCCTCACAGCAGAGTGTGTCTGACCTCACCAGACCCTGACGACCCTCTGAGTTCCTACATCAATGCCAACTACATCCGG GGCTATGGTGGGGAGGAGAAGGTGTACATCGCCACCCAGGGACCCATCGTCAGCACGGTCGCCGACTTCTGGCGCATGGTGTGGCAGGAGCACACGCCCATCATTGTCATGATCACCAACATCGAGGAGATGAACGAG AAATGCACCGAGTATTGGCCGGAGGAGCAGGTGGCGTACGACGGTGTTGAGATCACTGTGCAGAAAGTCATTCACACGGAGGATTACCGGCTGCGACTCATCTCCCTCAAG AGTGGGACTGAGGAGCGAGGCCTGAAGCATTACTGGTTCACATCCTGGCCCGACCAGAAGACCCCAGACCGGGCCCCCCCACTCCTGCACCTGGTGcgggaggtggaggaggcagcCCAGCAGGAGGGGCCCCACTGTGCCCCCATCATCGTCCACTGCAG TGCAGGGATTGGGAGGACCGGCTGCTTCATTGCCACCAGCATCTGCTGCCAGCAGCTGCGGCAGGAGGGTGTGGTGGACATCCTGAAGACCACGTGCCAGCTCCGTCAGGACAG GGGCGGCATGATCCAGACATGCGAGCAGTACCAGTTTGTGCACCACGTCATGAGCCTCTACGAAAAGCAGCTGTCCCACCAGTCCCCAGAATGA
- the PTPN5 gene encoding tyrosine-protein phosphatase non-receptor type 5 isoform X2 translates to MCCSERLPGLPQPIVMEALDEAEGLQDSQREMPPPPPPSPPSDPAQKPPPRGAGSHSLTVRSSLCLFAASQFLLACGVLWFSGYGHIWSQNTTNLVSSLLTLLKQLEPTAWLDSGTWGVPSLLLVFLSVGLVLVTTLVWHLLRTPLEPPTPLPPEDRRQSVSRQPSFTYSEWMEEKIEDDFLDLDPVPETPVFDCVMDIKPEADPTSLTVKSMGLQERRGSNVSLTLDMCTPGCNEEGFGYLMSPREESAREYLLSASRVLQAEELHEKALDPFLLQAEFFEIPMNFVDPKEYDIPGLVRKNRYKTILPNPHSRVCLTSPDPDDPLSSYINANYIRGYGGEEKVYIATQGPIVSTVADFWRMVWQEHTPIIVMITNIEEMNEKCTEYWPEEQVAYDGVEITVQKVIHTEDYRLRLISLKSGTEERGLKHYWFTSWPDQKTPDRAPPLLHLVREVEEAAQQEGPHCAPIIVHCSAGIGRTGCFIATSICCQQLRQEGVVDILKTTCQLRQDRGGMIQTCEQYQFVHHVMSLYEKQLSHQSPE, encoded by the exons GTCTCCCCCAGCCGATAGTGATGGAGGCACTGGACGAGGCTGAAGGGCTCCAGGACTCACAGAGAGAGATGCCGCCACCCCCTCCTCCCTCGCCGCCCTCAGATCCAGCTCAGAAGCCACCACCTCGAGGCGCTGGGAGCCACTCCCTCACTGTCAGGAGCAGCCTGTGCCTGTTCGCTGCCTCACAGTTCCTG CTTGCCTGTGGGGTGCTCTGGTTCAGCGGTTATGGCCACATCTGGTCACAGAACACCACAAACCTCGTCTCCTCTTTGCTGACGCTCCTGAAACAGCTGGAACCCACG GCCTGGCTTGACTCTGGGACGTGGGGAGTCCCCAGTCTGCTGCTGGTCTTTCTGTCCGTGGGCCTGGTCCTCGTTACCACCCTG GTGTGGCACCTCCTGAGGACACCCCTAGAGCCACCCACCCCACTGCCCCCTGAGGACAGACGCCAGTCAGTGAGCCGCCAGCCCTCCTTCACCTACTCAGAGTGGATGGAGGAGAAGATCGAGGATGACTTCCTGGACCTCGACCCGGTGCCCGAGACTCCTGTGTTTGATTGTGTGATGGACATCAAGCCTGAGGCTGACCCCACCTCGCTCACCGTCAAGTCCATGGGTCTGCAGGAGAG GAGGGGTTCCAATGTCTCCCTGACCCTGGACATGTGCACTCCGGGCTGCAACGAGGAGGGCTTTGGCTATCTCATGTCCCCACGTGAGGAGTCCGCCCGCGAGTACCTGCTCAGCGCCTCCCGTGTCCTCCAAGCAGAAGAGCTTCATGAAAAGGCCCTGGACCCTTTCCTGCTGCAGGCGGAATTCTTT GAAATCCCCATGAACTTTGTGGATCCGAAAGAGTATGACATCCCTGGGCTGGTGCGGAAGAACCGGTACAAAACCATACTTCCCA ACCCTCACAGCAGAGTGTGTCTGACCTCACCAGACCCTGACGACCCTCTGAGTTCCTACATCAATGCCAACTACATCCGG GGCTATGGTGGGGAGGAGAAGGTGTACATCGCCACCCAGGGACCCATCGTCAGCACGGTCGCCGACTTCTGGCGCATGGTGTGGCAGGAGCACACGCCCATCATTGTCATGATCACCAACATCGAGGAGATGAACGAG AAATGCACCGAGTATTGGCCGGAGGAGCAGGTGGCGTACGACGGTGTTGAGATCACTGTGCAGAAAGTCATTCACACGGAGGATTACCGGCTGCGACTCATCTCCCTCAAG AGTGGGACTGAGGAGCGAGGCCTGAAGCATTACTGGTTCACATCCTGGCCCGACCAGAAGACCCCAGACCGGGCCCCCCCACTCCTGCACCTGGTGcgggaggtggaggaggcagcCCAGCAGGAGGGGCCCCACTGTGCCCCCATCATCGTCCACTGCAG TGCAGGGATTGGGAGGACCGGCTGCTTCATTGCCACCAGCATCTGCTGCCAGCAGCTGCGGCAGGAGGGTGTGGTGGACATCCTGAAGACCACGTGCCAGCTCCGTCAGGACAG GGGCGGCATGATCCAGACATGCGAGCAGTACCAGTTTGTGCACCACGTCATGAGCCTCTACGAAAAGCAGCTGTCCCACCAGTCCCCAGAATGA